The Setaria viridis chromosome 9, Setaria_viridis_v4.0, whole genome shotgun sequence sequence TCCACCACCACGGTCTTTACCTATGCGATAAAGATTGCCATTGTAAACGAATGGCCTGCCTCCATTTCTGGCACTCGGCCTGTTGTCATTATTATTATGAACTGGATTCTGCTTGTGTGGGTTCCATGGACCAAGAGGAGAGCTGCTATACCAAATACAGAGTCCTCTCTGCTTCGAGCCATAAGAACTTATATCTGATCCAAGAAGCCAATAGGTACCCTGGAAATTTACGATGACTGAATCTACAAGTGGCCTCTCCAGAAGGACTTTTTCTAATTTCCACTTAAGGGGAAAATCCACGGCGTAATACAACATAAGGTTCCCTTTTTTGCTGCTTTCAGGCATCATGTATGTCTGTGAAGTAAagcaaaggaaaaggaaaatgaagaaAGATGCAAGAAGAATTAGAACAGGAGCTTATCTGTCCAGAATCAATAATGCACACTATTCTCCAACATATCAATAAGCATTTACCTTGTTTTCGTAGCTAAACACGTAAGGATAAGAAAGGTGCCACTCCTCATCCAATACTACACCCAGCTGCTGCCATGTTGCACCGGCGTCTTTGCTAATGGCAGCAGCAATGTTCCCTTGTGATGTAACAGGGTCTTTCGTCTCGAAAAACATATAAATGGCATCCCCCTAAACACATCATAGTTTTGCATTCATCAGGAGTCAGGAGAAACTGCAAACTGCTATTTTGAAACTACAACAGAGCATCAGAATCATGACATTGCGGTAAGGTAATCATGAATTCCTGATTACGAAGTCAATACTTCATGACAGTCCCGTATCTGCATGGTAAATTCCTCACAATAAAGTGCTAAGACTAGGAAAGCCAGCAAAGCTCCAAACCTGGATGAAGAGAAAGGGGTTGGCGACGAAGCTGCTGGGAAATCCAGCCCCCTCCAAGTCCGCGCACGTCACCACTGGGTTCGCCACCGGCCACgccgctccaccgccgctgGAGATCCCCCACTGCGGCCACAAAGACCAAGTTAAACAGAACCACCACGAGGGGAGGGGGAACGGGATTAActcgggggggagggggggggggggttgctgGTTACGTGTTCGATGGGCTTGAGGGAGAAGGGGGAGTCCCCGAGGAATACGCCGGCCGACCAGGAGCCCTCGGCGTCggggcggcaccggcgggtggCCGGAGGGTGCGGGAAGTGGGGGAAGGCGGCGCGGGAGTAGGCGAGCGCTGCGAGAACGAGGAACGTCAGCGCCGCGGCGAGGTAGGCGGGCGCGGAGGGCGCTGGAGGCTGTCGCCGGCGATgagctcccgccgccgtcgccggcagcGGGGGTGACGACTGCATCGGCGGCGGTTAGAGAAGAGAGATCGCCACGTGcgcctcgctctctctctctctctcttataCCCAACAGGCCTTTGGTACACAATGGTGACTTTGGGCCCTCTGTGGAGTCGCACACAGTTCGAACTTGCGCAAGGACGGGCATGCTGAATTGCGAGTTGACGAGTTATTGTTTTGGCCCAGCCGTCCGGCCGTAAACAATATTGTCTTGAGCATGACGAACATGCTTTTTGGCCCAGCCGCCGAGGCCTGCTGCTGCTTTGACCGTGTTGGTAAATGGTAACCAGGGTTTTATCTCTTCATCTGAgctcaatgtttttttttgaaccagATCTGCGCTTACCGTGTCACATTAATAACCAAAACATATTtcgattaaaaaaaataaccaaAACATATTCATCAGCAGCCAGCTAGCAACAGCCCAGGACACACGGCAGCTCCACATAATACAGCACTTTAGAACAATAAACTGTAGTGAGATCAGCTAGAACATAATTTAAAAGTATTGGCAGTACTACTTATCTAAAAACAACTACGCCATCTTTATTTCGTTGGAAGAAACGTATGTTAGCACTAGGCTTTTGGATACTGACTGCATTTTGAAATCATCGGCCCAGGTGGCAACGCCATTTATCAGCTAGCATTTTTGGGCGAAGTTTATGCAGAGGTACTACAAATACAAAAGATGATTCATTCATCGGCACTTGTTTACAATATTAATTGTTACAGATAGTAGTATAGATGTCACTGTCTGCAAATGCTAAAGTTGTGCAATCTCGGTCTGCTAAAGCAAAAACAATGTAACTTGATTCATCTCTTCCATCATGCTATCCCCCCTCCACCGCAGAAATACACGACCGGCTATTGCTCGAACGGAAAAAAATTCGGTGCAGGAGGACTGCAAAGAGCCCTCCGTGCAGCCCTGGCTCTGATTTCTGCAGCGTGGCGCTTCGTGCAGATCGGACCGGGACAGCATGGGGcttgttcgcttcagtttataagccggctgaaaagctgaaacggctaatttgttgtgagaggaaaatactgtttggtggctgataagccggctgaataagctgaagcgaacaggcccatggAAGAGGCATCGCTCGACTCAGGAGTGGTTTTCTTTGCCCTCGTGTCGGCTCAGGCTCGCTCATCTCAGCTGGCCAGCTCTCCTCCTCGTTCCCCTTCCTCGCTTGCCGCTTTCCCCGATCACAGTTCCCAGCCTCCTCCACCGCGCCACTACAGGACCTCGCTGGGCCCGAGCACCTCCagcctgttcgtttcagcttatgagccggtttatcagccaccgaacagtatttttctctcataacaaatcagccgtttcagctttttagCCGGACAACCAAACATGCTCCTCGTCGACCACTCCCCTCCCGCGATAGGGAGGCCCCTGACGTGAGCCTCTGGAACATCTACCGCTAGGGCTGCACCTCCGACGCCGCCCGCGTACTCCGCGCCACCGAGAGTCTCGGCTCCCCCGCCGACTGTGGCTCCTGCAGCACAGTCGTTGCAGGGTTCTAACTTCTAACAGCATGGCCACCTCGACCGTCGATTGCAGCTCAGGAAATGTCAGCAAGGTAGCTCTTGCTGTATCTGTAAACCTTGTTAATTTGCTGTCTGTTTTAAttcattcaaattaaattttgcAGGTATGGCACTAAGTTTCGCAAGATAATAACAATGTTCGCCGTCAGGAATGTTCGAATGTACCACCCAGAGAAAGAGATGGCTAGTCAGGGTAATTCCATTACGGTCAGCACTGAACAGCTCATCTTTGCATCAGAGGAACTAAGGAATATTTTGATTATAACAGCTCCGCTCAAACAGTTGTAGGTTGGGAAGCATTACTTTGCATAGAGGCAGGCACAAACAGTAAACAAAGAATGTGCTCGGTCTAGAATGCCACTACCGAACTTCAGAACTGAATGAGCTTCAGAATAATAAGCTTCAACGGCCTAGAATGCCATTACCAAACAGAATGAACTTCACAACTGAAAGAGCTTCAGAACTGAATGAGTTTGGGTCAAATTGTAGAACGTAGATTCAGAGAGATTTTGTTTGCACTGGATTAAAATGGATTCAAGCGATCGCTAGTCTGGCTTGCTGAGAGCTGCCAAATCACGAGGTGAATCATCTAGCAAATTGGCGCGCGAGTCGAGCCTCCTGTGCGCCAGCGGCGCTCCGGTCAAGCCAATCGAGCTTTCtgtgcggcggcgccgcggcggctaCGCGCTGAGTTAGCCAAGCCGTATGAGCATGCAAGCCGTTGCTACTTCCTACTTTCTCCTCAGGCGCGCGTCCGATCCGCTTTGTGGCCATGCGGCAGAAATCGAGGCAGGGCTGCACGGAGGGCTCTTTGCAATCCTACTGCACCGAATTTTTTTCCGCGACGTGTTTACCCACGAGGTGTTCGAGCATGAAAAAAATTCGGTGCAGGAGGACTGCAAAGAGCCCTCCGTGCAGTTGATGCGCTCAAAGACCGGCTCGTAACTTGATTCAATGGTGCGATTTGCCATGCCAACATGACGAGGAGCAAAGGCGGCCGCCATTCAGTTTTCACCACCATCTTAGCCAATCTAATGCATTTTAGAGCGCTAGCTATAGTGTGGTGACTTTCAGGAGAGCCTTTTTCTGCCATGGTGAAGGCTGAAGACCGAAGGCTGTGTGCTGTTTCAGTTTCTGTATGGAAACACAGATGATACATGCGGGGAAGAACAGGTATGCTAGGCATGTATATATATGGGAACTTAACGTCGCACCTGCTGACTACCCATGCGTAACGTACTGGGCATTTGGGCAACGAGCCGACGTCTCACTTGTAACATAGCTAATGCATGAAGCCTGGTGCTCCTAGCTATGGGTTTGGGGCATTTTGCTCTATGTTTAGGTGTAGCCGTGTATTCATGCATTTTCCACTTGCCAATATTTCTGTATAGTCCATTCGATCTGATACATTTTGTTCTGATCCAATGGCGAGACAGGGAGATGGGTGTGTGATTGTAGCCAACCACAAGAAACATGCACGCACAAGATAAGAATGCTTTGTTTCCTAACTATTGACaaagaaaaaaacatatttttttttaccgtTCAAACAAAATCCATCAGCTGATCGCCTTCATCTAGCATGGCCCATGGATTCTTCCTCATCAATAACTGTCCTGTCTGTGAGTTCTTCATGTGACTGTCCTTGTCTCACTCGTCTTCGCTACTAGTCCAGGGACGGAATTAGCATGGATGGATATGATCAGGGGGCAGAAAAATCAATTCATAGATCAGACGCTGGAATATGTAGAGTTAATTTTTACTTGATCTGAAAGATTATAATGGAAAaatatttggaccccccccccccccccccagcccTGTACTAGTTCCATCAACTACCATTGTTCCTGCGTAGCCGGTTCTACCCGTCGCCTCCTGTCACATGGCATAGCGGCCTGATTTTACCTTTCGCTACCAACCACCCAGCCCTTGAAATCATCCTGTGTTCGCCTTTTTGTGTGCTTGATAGTATTCTTGATTTCTCTGGTCTTTTGATTCCGCCATGCTGCTAGCTAGGGTTCTTGTTCACTTCGATACCCATTTCTGGTCCTCTTCGCTGATTTCTCAGTCAGTCTTCATTTTGTAATCACTGATTTCTCAGTCAGTCTTCATTTTGTAATCACTGCCCAGAAATCAAGAACTGCGCAAGCAGGAACAGTTGAAATGGTAATCTGTATCAGCTGCATCGAGTAGGGTGCAGGAGCATGTGATTTCTCCTTAGGAAGAGCATCTTATGGGCTGGTCAAGCTATGGCGAGGGCCGCGTACAACTACTGGCCGTTTCAGCATAAGGATGAGCAGGCGTGGCCACCATTCAGTTTCCACCACCATCTTATTCAAGCGTGTTTTGGATGGAAGGAACTCATGTGATTTAGGGTGGAGGTACGCTTGGCATCGACAATCTTGTTATTTATCAACACCAGCGCACGTTCATGGCTTCTGCATGAATATTATTGAACCATACCCTTAGTGCACTCTACCTGCTTGAGcaagtttggtgtttccaatctCTCATGGCATTCCACCTATCAAGAGCTAACTCCATGGGAATGAGCTAGCACTTCtaacatttctttttttacaGTCCTTATTACAAGCTAAGTACAATCAATGGGAATGACCTTTCACAGGTACTCAAGTTATTCAGGGGACCGGTCTCTACAGGCCAACCGCTTGAAGAACATGGTAATGGTGGTTTCAATGGgattcttttgccatatatggTATAAACACTGCGTATGAAAAATCGTACAGGGAGGGGTGAGAGACCGGTACCGCTGGGCATCGAGGAACTTATCAAAGTAACTTAGCTATTGTTCAGTTAACATGGCtaatgcatgcatgatgcatgaaCCGGGCAACTGCTCAGTAGTTAACATGGCTAATGCATGGACACGTTGTTCTCACGGTTGCTGCATGAATATAAACCATACCGTGCGTTCCACACATTGGCAATTCTGGTGCTCCCCCGGGCATCTACTCTACTCTTCGGTGTTGCGGTGCCCGTCTACCTAGTACCTAGTGCCATCGTTTGCCAAATAAGAACTCACCCTAGAGCACATTCATTTTGAAATTGGCGCTTTAAATAAAATTGTTACTTTTCATTTACATCGGGTACGGATACTGTACGAGCTAGTCTGAAAGGAGAAACGACGATCAACTATAACTGTATAGGAGTATGCGTTTTAGTATTTGAGCTAGTATTATCTGAGCTATATTCCAATTAATGTACGTATGTTGTATTAGCAATAAGCTAAAATGCAGATGCTGCACCGTACCCGGGGAAGAAAAGGTACGCTAGGCATATGGGAACTTTTAATAATGtacaagctagctagctgctacgTACGTACTGACTACCCATACACAATGTGTGGGCAACGGCTCACCTAATAACATAACTAATGCATGGACTCGTTCATGCATCCCAGCTCGGCCCCTTGGCACTAGTTCCGCGAACTCTAGTGCTCTCATTTTTAACCTGACGATGAACCCATGACGTACAAAGTCAAATTGAAGACGACCTGAAATAGCCACGGTGGTTAATATATGATGTCTAAAGTTTAGATCGGTTGGTTACGAATAACTTCAAATGAAAATCCTAAAGCTACGAAAATTGCAGATCTCACCAAGAGGACTCTATTTATATAAAAAACCATCTTGTATGAAAAAGATATGATTTATCTTAATTGGGAGCTTGTGACTCCACTCTGGATGACGTGGTAGGATGCCACGTGGAATAGGGCCAGGGAACTCTAGCATGgtgcggcctgttcgcttcagcttataagccggctgaaaagctgaaacggctgatttgttgtgagaggaaaacactgtttggtggctgataagccgactgaataagctgaagcgaacaagtcCGTGGATCTTGTCAAGCTAATTAATGCATGCGGCCATAtagtgtttttcttttgttatgcCATGCAGCATGACATGACCAAAAGGTaagttttaaaaatatattctcaggttttaattttaaaaataaaacattaaataaaaatggttaaaagaaaataaataaattaggtGCTCACATATATGGGCATTCTCCTCTATGTTTAGGTGTAGCCATGTGGTTGATTCTCAAGTATCAAGTTCTCAACAAAACTCAGGGCGAACGGTGCGCTGAAAATCGAAGGACCAACACAAGACTGAGCGCTGCGCATCCGGCATCATTGCCCCAAGTGCACTGGCCCCCTCCGCTCTGCTTTGCTAGCGAGGCATATGTGAACTGGACATCTCGATCCAGGAACCAATTCGGACTCCATCGAAGGGGCCCACTTTTCGACATCGGCAGGAGGTTTAGCGATCAATTCGGAGGCCGACGTACACGCACATGTCGTAATGCCGATGCCCAAACCGGCCTCATCAGCATCTGTTTCTAGCAATTACAGGGCCTCTGGCGCGTGTGCCCCTCgttccatcatcatcatcaggcGACTTACGTGGATGTCCGAACTGCACTGCAGCTCACGTATTACTAACAACACTTAGAACATGAAACTGTAGTATGATCAGCTGGAACAAAAGAAGACAAGTATTGCGCCGGGTACTTTTTAGAAAATCAAAGCATCTCCCGTTGGAAAAACGTATGTTAGCTAGTGATTTTGGATACTCGATACATTTTGAAATCCTTGGCACAGGCGTGGCACAACGCAAATTTGGGCGAAATACAAAACATGACTCGTGGGTACTTGATTACAATAATATTGAGAGTAGTTTAATCTATCCCTCAACAATGAAGTTGTGCGATCCGAGTCAAACGACGGAGCCCGTTTCCTTTCCTTGACAGCCTTGCATGACGCTTTGCGTCCTTCACCTTAGGAACACATGAATGGCTGTGTTGTTCGAACAAATCTGATTCGATCTTTCATAGGCGTGTAGGCAGGTTGCAATTGAGGTGCACATGGACCGGCTCATAACTTATTCATTGACACTTTCTTCCTCCGGTTACCATATCAACATGATGAGGAGCAAAGGCAGCCACCATTCAGTTCTCACCAACATCTTAGCAAGTTGAAACTTGCAAGCTACTTTGGACTGGTCTCTACAGGCCCACCGTTTGATGAACATGCTAGCAACGGCATGGCTGCTAAATCATGTACCATGGTAACCACCGTGTATGGAAATAATGCTACACGGAGGAGAGAGACCGGTACCGCTGGGCAAATTTATTGTAACTTATAAGGTAACTTGCTAGCTATACtagccatgcatgatgcatgaaCCGGGCAACTGCATGCTAATTAGTTAACACAGCTAATGCATGGGTACATTCAGGATTTCAGGGTTGCTGTGCATGAACAGAAAGCATACCATGCGTTCCACCTTATGCCTGGTGCTCCCGGATCATTCTGCATGCTCTACACTTCAGGGTAGCCATCTAGAGAGAATTGTAGTATATGTGTCGTACCTGATCATCGTTAATTTGCCAACGAAGAACTCACCCTAGAAGTCTAAAACACATCCATTTTGAAATTGGTGCTTTAAGAGAAGCTGGCACTTTTCATTTGCACCGGAGATGTATGTTGGACCCTATATACGCGGGTCTAGCGGTATATGTCATTTttaatttactccctccgttcgttTTTGATAGGCACattttcaaatttaaaaaattctcttttgatagacTATCCATCCACTTAATGATTGTCTCAGGCTTGATGCGTGACTCTTCATTCTTCCAACCGAGATTAGCTACATGGGTATAAGGAAGTCTAGGCTTTAATGAATCGTTTGTTTATGAGAACTAGTTAATGGCATGGTTAAATGGATGATAAGTAGAATTATTTTCCTTGATCATTGTGCCGAAATAGTaatatcaaaagagaatggagggagtacgagcTACTAATACTATTGTTCGAAACCGTGCTGCAGTATGATCGACTAAACCAAATAAGGAAAAAGTAGCGGTCCAGTTGTACGGAACTCTTCCATTCCATTGCTCTTATATTGAACTGGGGCCTGGGGGCATCCCGATCCAGGAATCGGACCAACTCGGACTCCATCTCCGACTCCCATGCCAAAGGACCCACGCTTATCGATCGGCAGGTGAGTTCCTTGAAAACAAttaaaaaattcagaagatccACTCATctcaaacaattaaagaccgGCCTTTAATTTATCGGTTATCACGCATCGCGTGCTGCACTGCTGCGAATTACTAGTTTGTTGCAACTGCTCCCTGCAAAAATCTTTCGTATTCAGTTTTGATTTCTGTTGGACTCTTCCCACGTTTTGTCGCGCTGTTCGGACTCGATCGGCGTACGCATGTGGACCGGGGCCGAACCCGAACGGAATCTGACCCATCCTTCTATTTACCGTACGCGTGTGAATCGTGCCGAAACCCCACCAGGATGCGAGCAAGGAACGGAGTAAGGACGGACGGGATGGAGGGCCCGCCTGGGTCGCTTCTATCCGGACGACGTGCTCGCGGACGCGCTAGCCCGCTTCGCGCCGCGCAGCCTCGCCGTGTCTCGCTGCGTGTGCAGGGACTGGCGCGCCGTCGTCGACGAGCGCTGCAAACTGCGCGCGGACCTCCTCGATCCCCATCTCGCTGGGGGGCATGTTCGTCGTCACGAACCAGCCGGAAGCGGCCCCGGAATTCTTCGCCCGGCCGTCCATGACGCGCAAGATCGCTGGCAAGCTCGAAAGCTACGTGAGGATGGAGAAGCACTACAACACCCCGGACATCGAGGATTGCTGCAACGGTCATCTCTTGCTTTTCGAAGAACACGTCGTCGTCAACCCGGCGACAAGGCAGTGGGCGCGCCTGCCGCCCTGCCCGTCGACGACCTCGCCTGAGGGGGCTGACGAGGGATCCGGCGGCTTCTACGACGTGTACCTTGTCTTCGACCCCACGTCATCGCCGCACTACAATGTACTTTCGATGAAGAATCCTCTTGATTACAAGGGCAAGGTATCGAAGGGTTCAGGATGGCCGCCGTCAGTATACATGATGCGTGTCTACTCATCTGAAACA is a genomic window containing:
- the LOC117835209 gene encoding F-box protein CPR1 produces the protein MFVVTNQPEAAPEFFARPSMTRKIAGKLESYVRMEKHYNTPDIEDCCNGHLLLFEEHVVVNPATRQWARLPPCPSTTSPEGADEGSGGFYDVYLVFDPTSSPHYNVLSMKNPLDYKGKVSKGSGWPPSVYMMRVYSSETRRWEERPFVREGGPLETTANVRASMGHATYWHEALYVHCTTDFIMRITLSNDKYQVIKFPAGINGTVYYELYLGKSKRQSGVYLALVDDQHQLQVWFLDEFGGKIEWVRIEAHHPPTSYDSAFHQEPCSN